A single genomic interval of Synergistaceae bacterium harbors:
- a CDS encoding acetolactate synthase, producing MPKTVKQISVFLENNPGQLADLTKLLSEHNIDMRTLSIAEAEDFGIVRMIVNNPEETMTRLKNAGYVASITPVLAVAVRDEPGGLYEILEIMRKDGVNLEYAYAFIAKKKIGAYLIFHVSDADTEKAAKVLSKNNIPLITQEELDLI from the coding sequence ATGCCAAAAACAGTAAAACAAATTTCTGTGTTCCTCGAAAATAACCCTGGACAGCTTGCAGATTTAACGAAATTATTAAGTGAGCACAACATTGATATGAGAACTCTTTCTATCGCTGAAGCGGAAGATTTCGGAATAGTAAGAATGATTGTAAATAACCCGGAAGAAACAATGACAAGGCTCAAAAATGCCGGCTATGTGGCCTCTATCACCCCAGTACTTGCTGTAGCGGTTCGTGATGAACCGGGTGGGCTATATGAAATCTTAGAAATTATGAGAAAAGACGGCGTCAATTTAGAGTATGCATATGCTTTCATCGCAAAAAAGAAGATCGGAGCATACTTAATCTTTCATGTCAGTGATGCTGATACAGAAAAAGCTGCAAAAGTTCTCTCTAAAAATAATATTCCGCTTATTACTCAGGAGGAACTTGATTTAATTTAA